CCAGAGCGACACGCTGCCGTCGTTGGCCGTGGCGACCGTCTCGGCGACGTTCACCGCGAGGGGCGGGTACGGCCCCCCGTCGCCCGAGAGGACGACGCGTTCCGGGCGATCGTAGCCGAGGTTGTCGACGAGGAGCACGTCACACGGGGCGTGTCGGACGACCCAGTCGACGGGGTCACCGACCAGTCGCGACCGGAGCCGAAGCGGCTCGTGTTCGGCGACGATCGTGTCGACGCCGCGGTGCGCCGCGAAGTTGACGATCGCGTGTTTCGTGTCGTGACTGACGATCTCGTCGGCTTCGACGTCGACGTCGAACACCTCGGAGAGCGCCTCGGTCCGCGTCTCGAACGAGAGGTCGGCCGGCGACTGGACGGTCGCGCTCTCGGTGAGCGGCGCTTGATCCGGGATCTCCTGGAACCGGACGACGACTACCCGGCCGCCGTCGCGACGGACGAGGTCGGCGGCGAACCCGACGAGCGCCCGCTCGCGGTCCACGCCCACGTCCTTGTTCAGCGCGACGAGGACCTCGTCGGTCGACTCCTCGGAGACGGAGCCGACGTCCGCGAGGGTGTCCCTCCCGACCTGTCGCCGGATCGCGTCGGTCGCTGCCCCCTCCCGCTCGACCCGTGGCCGGACGTAGAGGAAGTACCAGACGACGCTCCCGACCGTGATGACGGCCGCCCCGACGAGTGCGACGGTCCCCATCTGGGTGAGCAGTCCCACGCCGGTGACCACGCCGAACAGCTGCATCCACGGATACAGCGGCGACGAGAACTCGGGGTCGTACGCGCTTTCCCCCTCGCGGAAGGCCACGACGGCCACGTTGATCAGCGCGAACACCATGATCTGAAAGGCGCTGGCGAGTTTCGCGATGTCGAGGATCGGAACGAACGCGATGAGGAGCAACAGCACCGCGCCGGTCAGGGTGATGGAGTTCACCGGGGTGCCGAACCGGTCGCTGACGGTCGAGAACGACGGCGGTGCCAGTCGGTCTCGACTCATCGCGAACGGGTAGCGCGACGAGGAGAGGATCCCGGCGTTGGCCGTCGAGACGAGCGCGAGGATGGCCGCGAGGATGACGGCGACGACGCCGGCCTGCCCGAGCGTCGCCTCCGCGGCGACCGCCACGGGCGTGAGCGTCCCGGCGACGCTTCCGGGGTCCGTCACCCCGACCAACACCGCTACGATTGCCACGTACAGGACGGTCGTGAACGCGAGCGAGCCCAGGATGCCGAGCGGGATGTTGCGCCCCGGATCCTCGATTTCCTCTGCGACGCTCGCTACCTTGGTGACACCGGCGTAAGAGACGAACACCAGTCCCGTCGCGGCCAGGAGGCCGCCGACGCCCGCGTCGAAGAAGTCGACGTAGTTGGCCGACTGGACGCTCGCGGCGCTCCCGGCGGCGAACCAGCCGAGCGCTGCGAGCATGACGACGACGATGGCGACCTGGAGTCGCCCCGTCTGTTTCGCGCCGAGTACGTTCACCAGGATCAACACCGCTGCGAGCCCCAGCGCGACCGGCTTCAGCGGCAGGTCGAGCAACAGGAGCAGGTAGGGGACGCCGCCGACGAGCGCGAGCGCTCCCTTGAACGAGAGCGAGAACCACGTTCCGACGCCGGCGACCGTCCCGAGCAAGGGACCCATCCCGCGTTCGATGTAGATGTAAGTCCCGCCGGCCTCCGGCATCGCGGTCGCCATCTCGGACTTCGAGAGGGCTGCCGGCACCACGAGCAGGCCGGCGAGCGCGTACGCGAGTATCACCGCGGGGCCAGCGATCTCGAGCGCGAGCGCCGGCAAAATGAAGATCCCGCTGCCGATCATCGCACCGATACTGATCGCGAGGACGGAGGGGAGACCGAGGTCCCGTTCGAGTTCCTTCATGCGTCGGCCTTCATACGCTGTCGACGAGGGCGTCCGACAGTGCGGCCGTCGCACAGACCGGGTCGTGACCGGCCTCGGCCACGGCGGCCACTCGATCGGGGGCGTTCGTCAGTACGACGACGCGGGGGACGTCGAAGCGAGTCCGGACGAGCCCTGCGACGAGCAGGTTGCGGGCGTCGGAGCGCGTCGCCACGACGACCGTCTCCGCGTTCGACAGTCCGGCGTCGTCCAAGACCCCGACGTCCGTCGGGTCACCTCGCCGACCGGGGAGTTCTGCTGGGCAGTGTAACTCGTTGACGACGCCGACGTCGTGGCCGGCCGCCCGGAGGCGTCTGGCCGCCGCCACCCCGACGCGCCCGCCGCCGAGGACGTAATGATCGGCCGCCTCCGTCCGGTCGAGTCGTTCGTCTCTCGTGGATCGTTTCGATGGCATTCTCTGGTGAGCGTGGTACCCCGTATCGAGGTACACGACCCGATGTATGTGACGGAACAATATAAACTGGCCGATCAGATTGACGGATCGTCAATGAACTATATGTATGCACACTTTTTGTGTCTCAAGTGGGGCAGTTGGTGCTGCTCCTCGCGCCGTCGTGGTCGACGGTCGGCTCGAATCACGGTCGCCGGGCACGGCGTCCGACGACCGCACTGGTGTGGTGGCCCGGTTGCCTCCCTCTGTCCGCGCCCGAGGGCGTCCCGGTCGCCGCCTCTCGGGGGCCGACGCCTGCTGTCCCGGCCGGAGCGGGAGTAATAACAGCCCCGGCGACGAACTGCGGCACGTATGAAGGACGGGAACCTGGATTCGATAGACAAGCGCATTCTCTATTACCTCCAGCAGGACGCCCGCCGCACGTCGTCCAGCGACATCGCGGAGAGACTCGACCTCTCGGCGAGCACGGTTCGGACACGCCTCAACAAGCTCGAAAACAGCGGCATCGTCCGGGGCTACCACCTCGATATCGACTACGATCTCGCCGGCTATCCGCTGTACACGAAGATCATCTGTACGGCACCGGTTCCCGACCGGGATAGCCTCGCGAGTCAGGCACAGGAGATACACGGGGTGACAGCCGTCCGCGAGATCATGACCGGCGAGCGGAACGTTTACGTGAACGCGATCGGCACGGACCACGACGATCTGAACCGGATCAGCAAAGACCTGGACGCGCTGGGGCTCGAAATCGTCGACGAACAGCTCATTCGGGACGAGTACGTCTGCCCGTACCACGGGTTCATCGACGAGGGCGACGACCCTGCTCCGGACGACGTGGACGAAGTCGAGACGGAGTGAGGGTCGGGGGCCCCCGACCGGTCGGGCCGCTGACAACCCGGCCGCGGGCGTGAGGCTCGGCCGTCTCCAGGGAGCGGCGATTCGACACCGCGAGAGACGAGCAAGCGTCGACCGCACGGGGGCGGACGCTCCGGTCGCGCGCCGCCAGGGAGCCACAAGCGGCGTCGCCGTCACTGACGACGTCGGCCCGAAACGGGTCGTGTATCGGATACGGCTATACGAAACGCCGCGAGAGGCGGCGGGGTCTCGCGGTTCCGTCCCGACGAACGGTCGCCGCGCCGGCGTGCGGCCGTCACCCGATCGGTGGGACGGACACGGACAGTCACGCGAGCCGTGGGGAGAATGGACAGCGCTTTCAGCGGACGTGACCAGATTCGGAGCCGTGAGCCGACGCAGACACGCCGGGCTGTTCGTCCTCCTCGCGGCCGTGTGGGGGACGGCGTTCATGGTGACCGAAGTCGGCCTCCGGACGGTCCCGCCGACGCTTCTCGCCGCGGTCCGGTTCGACGTCGCGACGCTCGTCCTGGCCGGCTACCTCGCGCTCAGCGACGTCAACTGGCGGCCCGCTCGGCGCGACTGGTACCCGCTCGTCGCCGGTGGGGCGCTCCTCGTCGGCGTCCACCACGCCTTCCTCTTCGCCGGCCAGCAGTACGTGCCCAGCGCCGTCGCGAGCGTCCTCCTCGGACTCATTCCGGTCGTGACTCCGGCGCTGACCCGGGTAACCGTGGCGGACGAGCGCCTCTCGCCGATCGCCGGAGTCGGCGTCCTCGTCGGCTTCGCGGGCGTCGCCGTCATCGCCAACCCCGACGTCTCGAACCTCCTGGCCGACGTCCGCGGCGTCGCGCTCGTCTTCGCGTCGGCGCTGGCGTTCGCGCTCGGTGCCGTGCTCACCTACGACCGCGAGACGACGCTGTCGCACCCCGCCGAACAGGCGTGGATGATGCTCGTCGGGAGCGCCCTGCTCCACGTCGCGTCGGCCGTCCTGCGGGAACCGGTCCCGACCGCCTGGCCCGTCGAGACCGTCGGGGCCGTGCTCTACCTCGCCGTCGTCGCCGGCGTCGGGGGCTTCGTGTTGTACTTCCTCCTCCTCGACGCGCTCGGGCCCGTCGAGATGAGCCTCCTGGAGTACGTCATTCCGGTGTTCGCCGCCTTCGCGGGGTGGCTGGCGCTGGACCAGTCGCTCTCGGGGACGACCGTCGCCGGCTTCGGGCTCATCCTCGTCGGCTTCCTCTTGGTCAAAGGCCGGACGGTGCGGGCGGAGCTGCGGCGGTGGGGTGCGCGTGAGGACGCCCGACCGCCTGCGGACGACTGACACCGCGGGTCGAGCTAGAGCAAAACGGTCGCCACCGTCGAGTACGCGGGCCCGTCGGGCGTCAGTTCCGAGCGTTTCAGTCGCACCTCGTCCACCCGAAACGAGCCGATCGTCGGATCCTCCTCGCGGACGACCCCCTGGACCGCCCGCTTCCCGCGGGCGTCGTCCATCCGTGCGAGGGTGACGTGCGGCGTGAACGTGTGGGCCTCGGGCTCGAAGCCGAGGTCGGTCGTCCGGCGCTCGACGTGCTCGTGGAGCCGCGTCAACTCCGCGGTTCCCTGTCGGATGCCGGTCCAGACGACGCTGATGTAGTCGAGCGAGGGGAAGACGCCGAACCCGCCGACGGTCGCCTCGAACGGTTCGACGGCGGCGTCGTCGGCCGCTCGCTCGACGGCCCGTTCGACCCCGTCCACGGCGTCGTCGTCGACCGCGCCGAGGAACTTGAGCGTGACGTGGGCCTGCTCCGGATCGGTCAGGCGGAGCCCCGGCGCGTCCCCGAACCGCCGCTGGGCGGCGGCGACGTCCGCGGCGAGGTCGGCGGGCAGGTCGATCGCGACGAACAGACGCATGTCACGACGTGAGCCCCCGAGGAGCAAAACCGTGACGTAACCCTTACCCCCCACGACCGCCAACGTCGCGTCATGACAGACGACGGCGACCCACCGAACCGACACCGCTTCTCGGAGGGCCAGGGGGT
This Salinigranum marinum DNA region includes the following protein-coding sequences:
- a CDS encoding universal stress protein: MKELERDLGLPSVLAISIGAMIGSGIFILPALALEIAGPAVILAYALAGLLVVPAALSKSEMATAMPEAGGTYIYIERGMGPLLGTVAGVGTWFSLSFKGALALVGGVPYLLLLLDLPLKPVALGLAAVLILVNVLGAKQTGRLQVAIVVVMLAALGWFAAGSAASVQSANYVDFFDAGVGGLLAATGLVFVSYAGVTKVASVAEEIEDPGRNIPLGILGSLAFTTVLYVAIVAVLVGVTDPGSVAGTLTPVAVAAEATLGQAGVVAVILAAILALVSTANAGILSSSRYPFAMSRDRLAPPSFSTVSDRFGTPVNSITLTGAVLLLLIAFVPILDIAKLASAFQIMVFALINVAVVAFREGESAYDPEFSSPLYPWMQLFGVVTGVGLLTQMGTVALVGAAVITVGSVVWYFLYVRPRVEREGAATDAIRRQVGRDTLADVGSVSEESTDEVLVALNKDVGVDRERALVGFAADLVRRDGGRVVVVRFQEIPDQAPLTESATVQSPADLSFETRTEALSEVFDVDVEADEIVSHDTKHAIVNFAAHRGVDTIVAEHEPLRLRSRLVGDPVDWVVRHAPCDVLLVDNLGYDRPERVVLSGDGGPYPPLAVNVAETVATANDGSVSLWYPADGRESDQYRRTIADYQSELSELLSVPVRSESVRTDGGQPFRPDLLVRRGSVDSVQDALFDDSPVFPTPGCTTVTVYPHESRRPPFTRRLLERVTF
- a CDS encoding NAD-binding protein, with the protein product MPSKRSTRDERLDRTEAADHYVLGGGRVGVAAARRLRAAGHDVGVVNELHCPAELPGRRGDPTDVGVLDDAGLSNAETVVVATRSDARNLLVAGLVRTRFDVPRVVVLTNAPDRVAAVAEAGHDPVCATAALSDALVDSV
- a CDS encoding Lrp/AsnC family transcriptional regulator; its protein translation is MKDGNLDSIDKRILYYLQQDARRTSSSDIAERLDLSASTVRTRLNKLENSGIVRGYHLDIDYDLAGYPLYTKIICTAPVPDRDSLASQAQEIHGVTAVREIMTGERNVYVNAIGTDHDDLNRISKDLDALGLEIVDEQLIRDEYVCPYHGFIDEGDDPAPDDVDEVETE
- a CDS encoding DMT family transporter: MSRRRHAGLFVLLAAVWGTAFMVTEVGLRTVPPTLLAAVRFDVATLVLAGYLALSDVNWRPARRDWYPLVAGGALLVGVHHAFLFAGQQYVPSAVASVLLGLIPVVTPALTRVTVADERLSPIAGVGVLVGFAGVAVIANPDVSNLLADVRGVALVFASALAFALGAVLTYDRETTLSHPAEQAWMMLVGSALLHVASAVLREPVPTAWPVETVGAVLYLAVVAGVGGFVLYFLLLDALGPVEMSLLEYVIPVFAAFAGWLALDQSLSGTTVAGFGLILVGFLLVKGRTVRAELRRWGAREDARPPADD
- the thpR gene encoding RNA 2',3'-cyclic phosphodiesterase; protein product: MRLFVAIDLPADLAADVAAAQRRFGDAPGLRLTDPEQAHVTLKFLGAVDDDAVDGVERAVERAADDAAVEPFEATVGGFGVFPSLDYISVVWTGIRQGTAELTRLHEHVERRTTDLGFEPEAHTFTPHVTLARMDDARGKRAVQGVVREEDPTIGSFRVDEVRLKRSELTPDGPAYSTVATVLL